In the Cydia fagiglandana chromosome 14, ilCydFagi1.1, whole genome shotgun sequence genome, one interval contains:
- the LOC134670671 gene encoding ragulator complex protein LAMTOR1 isoform X2, which translates to MSCDGWLSKWIYCVSFPEENTVNERTHLLEVSEQTQESPAPAPAAPPRKPDEQSALNRILHETATNVIDVGALGPYALEPGAYSERVRAYTARVASAPAVPPPPPRLLKDVPLAERNVLLSKPPLSNDDKELIANAVKKAAAAISELRVEHHEDLVVPFRVP; encoded by the exons ATGAGCTGTGATGGTTGGCTGTCCAAATGGATCTACTGCGTTTCGTTTCCGGAA GAAAACACAGTGAACGAACGGACGCACCTGCTCGAAGTGAGTGAACAGACGCAGGAGAGccccgcgccggcgccggccgcgccgccgcggAAGCCCGACGAGCAGAGCGCGCTCAACAGGATACTACACGAGACTGCCAC TAACGTAATAGACGTCGGTGCGCTCGGCCCGTACGCGCTTGAACCTGGCGCGTACTCCGAGCGCGTGCGCGCGTATACAGCGCGCGTCGCCTCCGCACCCGCTGTTCCGCCTCCCCCGCCGCGCCTGCTCAAAGACGTGCCCTTAGCGGAGCGGAATGTGCTGCTGTCGAAGCCTCCGCTTAGCAATGACGATAAAGAACTA ATAGCGAACGCCGTGAAGAAGGCGGCGGCAGCGATATCGGAACTGCGAGTCGAACACCATGAGGACCTGGTCGTACCTTTTAGGGTGCCATAG
- the LOC134670671 gene encoding ragulator complex protein LAMTOR1 isoform X1: protein MQSDEEDSLLHSCFDSLKNAVMGCCYSLCHKETDPQENTVNERTHLLEVSEQTQESPAPAPAAPPRKPDEQSALNRILHETATNVIDVGALGPYALEPGAYSERVRAYTARVASAPAVPPPPPRLLKDVPLAERNVLLSKPPLSNDDKELIANAVKKAAAAISELRVEHHEDLVVPFRVP from the exons ATGCAGTCGGACGAAGAGGATTCTCTGCTGCATTCATGCTTCGACTCTCTGAAGAACGCAGTCATGGGTTGTTGTTACAGTTTATGCCACAAAGAGACTGACCCCCAG GAAAACACAGTGAACGAACGGACGCACCTGCTCGAAGTGAGTGAACAGACGCAGGAGAGccccgcgccggcgccggccgcgccgccgcggAAGCCCGACGAGCAGAGCGCGCTCAACAGGATACTACACGAGACTGCCAC TAACGTAATAGACGTCGGTGCGCTCGGCCCGTACGCGCTTGAACCTGGCGCGTACTCCGAGCGCGTGCGCGCGTATACAGCGCGCGTCGCCTCCGCACCCGCTGTTCCGCCTCCCCCGCCGCGCCTGCTCAAAGACGTGCCCTTAGCGGAGCGGAATGTGCTGCTGTCGAAGCCTCCGCTTAGCAATGACGATAAAGAACTA ATAGCGAACGCCGTGAAGAAGGCGGCGGCAGCGATATCGGAACTGCGAGTCGAACACCATGAGGACCTGGTCGTACCTTTTAGGGTGCCATAG